Below is a genomic region from Helianthus annuus cultivar XRQ/B chromosome 2, HanXRQr2.0-SUNRISE, whole genome shotgun sequence.
TCTGGATGTTCGTTTTAAATAATTATTATACAATTTAAACCAAAAAGCTGGAATAGCTCAGTTGGTTAGAGCGTGTGGCTGTTAACCACAAGGTCGGAGGTTCAAGCCCTCCTTCTAGCGATTTTTTTTATTCTGATAAGAATCTAATAAGTCACTTTTTTAAACAGAAAAATTAACATGATTAATGAAACGTAATACAATTTTTTATACAATTTTTTATACAATTTTTTTAGGGTTGAATTAAAAACGCTAAAATGATTTTCGTTATCATATTTTAAacaagttaattttttttttaaagttttctAGTGCTTGATACTGTGAAGTTGGTTAAGCTTCAAAGTTTTCGAGTACTTGCATTGCCATAAGTGTTTGAAGGATACATTGTTTGTCAAACAAAAGCGATTTGTAAAGCTGATTACACACATATTACCTAGTTTGTAAGGCAGCCCAGTATGAGCTTATGGAGGGATTGTTTATCAAAtataaggtagtgtttggtatacAGGAATGAGAACTGAAATAGAATGAATGATTACGGGGAATGAAGAAaaaggtgtttggttggtcaatggaatggaatcacccattccaaaaggcatttcattccctcaaaatcattccttccacccccatgtttttttttttcattccatcccctcttgcaccattcatcaacaacaccacaactcaccaccttcgccacaacccaccaccaccacccaccactgacgccatcgccgccacccgccaccacctcaccccgacagccaccgccgccgccgccatcCACTCGCCACCGCtatcacccacagctgcgaccaaccgccaacgccactcgccgtcgccgcccaccaccatcgtcgacgtcaccaccaccaccaccaccgccgccgccaccaaccgccacctctgctgccagacaccaccaacgaccaccatgccgccaccaccactcgtcgtcaccgcGCCGCCACtcgccaccaccacccatcgccgccgccgacacccaccaccgccacctataattacccacaatcactaccaccggccaccaccaccactcaccgctgattttattactctgtttttcttccCCGccaaacaatacacaataataattcattccatttacacatggtaaccaaacaagacatggaatggtaatgattcattgcattacctcgtccattccattccttctcccattccattaccccataccaaacagacctaAATGATTTGTAAAGCATATTTCACACATGTTACCTAGTTTGTAAGACTGACTGGTATGGGCTCATGAAGGTGACACACGGGCAGTGGAAGACGGGTAACACTATGCCCCTACCCTATATAATAGTGGAAGCTACCACGTCCACCACGCGTTTCTCCTTCTCTTCTTTATCTCtctatttaatatttaaaaaacgGGCAAGGAGAAACACCATGCCTTAGGATAGGTATAGAGGATGGGGATCCAAGGGGATGATGACGTGACGCTGATGTGAAGAATGGATGGGGATCGAAGGGGATGATGACATGACGCTGATATGGAGGATGAAGATGGAAAGAAGGTTACTAACCATAACACCCAACCTAAATTTAAGATCAATGACTCACCAATTTAACTTAATCCATGTGCGAAGAATTTGAGAGCTCGTTGAACTTGAAAGTAGGTCATTGATTTCAATATTTTGTGTACCACACAATTTCAtatatcttttttttatttaagttttGTTATTTAGGTAAATTCAATTACAACTTTAGTCCAACCTAATCCAATACGTATATTTGGTCGAAAACCAAACCGAATTCGAATTAAGTTTTCGATTCAGTTTCAACACATATTATCGTGTTATGAATTTACATTGAGATAgatggtaaacgggcaacaagctgcaccactacccctttttgaatagcaaaactaagtacAAATATCAtgtccatagatctcggggtcataacattactatgcatgtccctttgaactcgactaagtaggtccacagtCTCTGGCGCCAGGAAACtgaaagtatcaaaagcaaataggATAAATACATGCTGGTTGTTAAGGCACGCTTTCTCATGTTTGGTCACTTTGCCTGAAGCAGCCTTTAAAGCAGCTTGACCCATCGTGAAAGCACTACCCCCTAAGCCCACAAGCAAGGAAACCCCTATTAGATCCACACATGCATGTTTTCTTCCTATCCATCCAAACACCAAATTGTTGGCTAGTCGAATGGTAGAAACAAAAAGCTAGCAAAACAAAAACAACACAAGCTTACAATAGAAAGTTACACAAATTTTGCCAAGACACAAGCTTAAACGGGGATGTATTTTTAATCAAAAGGTAACTTAGAGATTTGATTTCCTCAACCTTTTTAGTGAAATTAGTCGATCTGTAAGAAAACATCGATTCGTTCCCTGTCTTCCAGATCCACCAATAGGCACAAATCACGTATGGAGAATACGGAAATTACGTACATCAAACCCTAAAGCGATTCGACCTCTTTCGCGTATGCAGGAACTAAGCTAAGCTTCGGTTACACCTTTTATTTATCGTCATTTACCAATGTAAGGTTAGCTCACCTGATAAAGACGTTACCCGTTTAAACCAAGTAGAAAAAGAAAGTAATTTAATTTGgtttaaaaagatttattttctTTTCGTAAATGAAAAGATATAGATATATGATTATAAAAACGAATCACTGAAGCAGACACCAACCAGTCTTCAACACACTTCATCAAGCTCAgtgactgtgtgtgtgtgtgtgtgagagagagagagagagcaacaATGTTAGCTCGAGTTCTCTCAATGCGCAGAGGAGCTCACACGGAGGAAGAAGACGAACTCGACGAACACTCACAAGACGATTCCAAAACTAGAAAACACCTCTCAATCGCCACACGAATCACCAACTACTTCACCCGAACAGGTTACCTCTGCCCTACTATCATCACCGCTATAATAATCCTCATAATCACCTCCTATTTCCTTCAATCTCGTGATCTCCTCTGCGTTTCCTCCATTTCTTCCTTCGATCGCCTCTCTCGCACTCGCTTCTTCGGTTTGGATGGCCTCGATTCCGATTTTGGTGCCCTAGGTGTCCCCTGGTGTAAGATCTCGTCACTTTTTCATGTTATTGATGTCATAGTTTGATTACTGTTTATGTTAGGGTTTGATTTTGTCAGATCTGTGCTGTTGTGTctgtttttttatgtttattggTTGATATGCATGTTTGTTATGATTAGGATGTAATTAGAGTTGTTTTAGTgtagtttttggttgatttgttGAGATTATTACATGATTGTATTGTTAGCATGTAATTAGGTGGATCTAGGGTTTATCTGTTTGTATTGTAGAATGTGGATGTAATGTGTGGTTGTGTTTGAACATGTATTTTGTCAATGCGTATGCCTGTTATGATTAGGATTTAGTTAGACTAGTTTTAGTGTAGTTGTTGGTTGATTTTTTGATATTATGAGATGATTGTATTGTTAGGAATGTGATTATGCATGTAATTAGGAGGATGTAGTATTTTTGTGCCTGTATTGTAGAATGTGGATGTAATTTGTGGTTGTGTTTAAACTGTGATTGATGTTTGATGTGAATATTACATTGTTTGAGAATAGATAGGTGTTTGATGATGAGGCTAACTTTTAGAATTGAGTGGAAAGTGTGTAGCAATGTGAATAGCAAATGAATTTTGATAGAAGCGTAGCATTTGTTTGAAATAAACTAATTGAAGTAGGTTGAAAATCCATAATGGTATGGAAGTTTTGGGCCTCGATTTCGATTTTGGTGCCCCAGGTGTCCCCTGGTGTAAGATCTCGTCACTCTTTGATGCTagcatggttttaaaaaacggttGAGGCGTGCGCCTCGAGGCGCACCTCAaggcgaaacggccaaaaaatgattctgaggcgcgcctcaggggGTTTATACTGTATGTGCGCCACAGAGGAGCTGAGGCGCTAAAAAGGCTGCGTCTCAAGTGCGCCTCAGGGGTTTTTGATGTTtgtttttgtgtcaatttcaagcaatttatgtcttttttatgtgtgtttttgattattttgatgaatgtgatgatgaatttagttagtattactatttttataagacatataatatttatatttatttttttaactccgcctcgggcttacgcctcgtgaggcgaagggaaaacgcctcgaaactcgtttccgaTTTTTTAAACCTTGGATGCTAGGGTTTGATGTTGATGTGATAGTTTGATTACTGTTGATGTTAGGGTTTGATTTTGTCAGATCTGTGTTGATGTGATAGCTTGGTTGCTGTTGTGTGTGATTTAACTGTAGTTGTTGTTTGATTTGTTGAGATTATGACGTGATTGTATCATTAGGAATGTGATTATGTATGTAATTAGAGGATCTAGCATTTTTGTGTTTGTGGTGTAGAATGTGAATGTTAGGTGTGGCTGTGTTTGAACTGTGATTGATGTGAACTTTACATTGTTGAAGAGAGATATATATATGAACTATACAATATAATTTCCTAATTAATGTATATCTAGAATAATCTATTATGGAGCCCTAATTTTAAGTTATGTTAGAAGTGTGAAGTTATTAGTTTGAATAGCAAAATGAGTTTTGATCGAAATGTTGCATTTGTCTGAAATGAAGTAGTTGAGCTAGGTTGGAAATTCATAATGGTGTGGAAGTTTAAGGCCTGTGTGGTGGTTGATTGGGTGAGCTATTTAGTAGCGTGGGAAATAAGGTTTAGGATTGAGTTTGGATGGCCTCGATTTGGATTTTGGTGCCCTAGGTGTCCCCTGGTGTAAGATCTCGTCACTCTTTGATGCTAGGGTTTGTTGGTGATGTGATAGTTTGATTACTGTCGATGTTAGGGTTTGATTTTGTCAGATCTGTGTTGATGTGATAGTTTGGTTGCTGTTGTGTGTTTTTTTGTTGATTGGTGGAAATGTTAGAATGTTAGGATTAACCCAACCcatgcgtaattatgcaaataacgtGTGTAATTTACCGCCGCATAATTACGCACGTCGTTGTTGTGGTCGCGTACCGTCGCACGTTAAGGGGCTATTGTACCCTTTCCCATATAGTTATACTTTAGCTAATTACGTTATTGTTTGAAGGCATCGTTTTTTAGACCAGATTTGACTGTAAACTGTAAAGTGACAAAGTTCTCATAATCTATTTGCTTTTAATTTTTACATCCTTTTTAAAAGGCAGATCGAAACACGGAAAAACCGTCGAATGGACAACTAAAGATCTACTCCAAGGTCTCGAAGAATTCGTACCGATCTACGAAACCCGACCCATTAAGAACAACATGTACGGGATGGGTTTCGATCACAGTTTCGGGCTCTGGTTTATCACACGATGGCTGAAACCCGACCTCATGATTGAAAGTGGGGCTTTCAAGGGGCATTCCACGTGGGTATTGAGACAAGCAATGCCAAACACCCGAATTATCTCGATTACGCCACGTCATCCTGAGAAATATCTTAAAAAAGGGGCAGCGTATGTTGATGGGAACTGCACGTATTTTGCTGGAAAAGATTTTGTTGATTTTGGGAGTATTGATTGGTCGACTGTGATGAAGAAACATGGTGTTAGTGATTTGAGTCGTGTTCTTATATTTTTTGATGATCATCAAAGCGAATTAAAAAGGTACCTATGACGTTATGAATTAGTTAACCTAGAGATCGTAATTTATTGTTTTACGGGTTGGATTGGGGTGGCCTGAAACTCTTTCTGTCCTAAGTTTTGAAACTTCTTTAGTTCTTGAGtgaagtacacggatggtccctgtggttaaccaaaattttggatttagtcctCAGCTTTtttaaagtacacggatggtccctgtggttgcACTTTTTAACGCATTAAGACCCCAaattttgccaaaagtacatggatggtccctgtggtatgcactttgtaatgcatttagtcACTAAACTTTGGGGACTAACTGCGTTACAAAgtacaaaccacaaggaccatccgtgtacttttggcaaaagttggggacaaaatacgttacaaagtgcaaaccacaaggaccattcGTGTACTTTTAAAAAActagggaccatccatgtactttactctTAGTTCTTTCTAAGTAATTCGTGGGTCAAATAACAGAACAGGAATGCACATAAATTAGTTGTCATTTTTTGGTAATTCTACTCGATGATGTCCCCATTTGAAATGGGCTAATTCAATAATCTTGAAACGtcttattttttgtttttgttcacATTCACATTAGATGTGGAAAATCTCGAACAGTGTACTTATGAATAAGTCAGTTTGGGTTGTGTTTTATCTTGAATGGACAAATGGGTCGAAAGTCGTCAAGAGTGTATTTTAAATGCACAACACCTTCTAAATTGTTTTGTTCAAAAGGTTATattcatagttattaaaggcgcgagGCACACTCAGGGTGATTTGTTGGGCCCGGGGCTTTATTTGCGCCTAGGcgctcgctttaataactatggcATGAACCATAGTTATTAATGGCGCGAGACGCTCTCAGAGCGATTTGTTGGGCCTGGGGCTTTATTTGCGCCTGGGcgctcgctttaataactatggttatattattaatttattatcgAAATAATATAGTTTCATACATATATTATTGGACAAAGGGTCGTCCCAACTGGTTTCAATCCACCACCATACCAACCCATCAAGCCAACTCACGCGTTGATGCATGATGTTATTCTTACAGATTAAAGCAGGCATTGAAAGCTGGCTTTACAAATCTTGTTTTTGAGGACAACTATGATACAGGAACTGGAGATCACTATTCCTTACGACAAATATGTGATCAGTTTTACATACAAGGTTACTTCACTCTACTTTCTCAGTTTTACATTCCTGATTAAGTCGGTTAAAAGGGTATCTTTTGAAAATCCGTCAAGTTGGTTGTTTGATTAACGACTTACAAAACCTCCTACATCCTTTATTCTAGGGGTGcgaacgagctcgagctcgattaacttatgagatcttgagctcgagctcggctcggccTCTGCTTGTTTAATATCTAATAATTAatatactaaataaaaataatataaataatagactcttTTAGGCTTGTGAGCTCGATAAGTGAGGCTTGGGCTcatttactaaacaagcttatttttaggtttggGCTTGGCttataaacaagtttaaataagctcggcttgTTTACTAAACAACTTTCAATAAGgggtaaatgttattaaataatgaaaactaATCTTAAACTAAGGCTCGACGAGCTTGACGAGCCTCACATGCCAGGCTTGAGCTCAGGCTTGATaaataaacgagctttattttaggctcaagctcggctcgggctcaaTATGGCTCGGCTTGTTTCAAGCTTtatcgagccgatctcgagtagcctGCGAGCCGCTCTGCTCGTTTGCACCGTTACTTTATTCCAAAAAGGACAGGTTATTATATTATTAATAGTATAGTTTACAGTCaaatttatttcttttatttttttttaaattcaaagAAATAAGACGAGAAAAGTAAAGCATGTCGACCCGAGCCATCTGACCAGTTAGTTCTTGCACCTATTTTTTGTTCtatcctattttcataaattgCTCTCTGGCGGCTGGCCTCTCCCCAAGCAAACCCGAAAGACTAACAAAATCCCGAAATTACCCCTACTAATATCATCTATTTTTCCAGGAGGTGGGCATAGCTGCTTTGAAGACAGCGATGAAGCAAGGGTGAGATCGGTAAGAAAAAAATTCTGGGAAAAAGCAGTAGACACGCAAGAACTCTGCGGGCCCGGTGAATCGTGGTGGGGAGTTCGAGGTTACATGCGCGATGATTTTAATCACACGAATAAACCAATATCATACTCGCAACATTTCCAAAACAGTCGGTATGTGGAATCAATACTTGATCTTTATTGGGAATTGCCACCTGTCGCTGGCCCGTCGCTTACTCATCAAACGAGATACGACCCGGCCCGTGCACCGAGCCCGATTGTTGAAGACGGAAGGTTTCGCTTGTTTCAAAGACTTGGTTTATCTAGACTTGAGCCTTCTGTGTTTAATGGGTATACTCAAATGGTATATGTTCAGATATCTGATAAAGAGTCATAGTTATGTGGATTTTTAAGTTGTTTTTTCGATACGTTTCTTAGGCCCGGCCCGTATCTTGACGGTATACTCGTGTCGTGTTGATATTATACACTTTTGTTCTACGGATTTTTTTTATTAGTTCTTTATATTATATTCTTAGGATGACTTTGAATCATTTTGGAGATCTTTCTTTGTAGCCAGTATGATTTATTGTTTTGAGTTGCAATACTAGACCCAACTATGTCTATACCTGATCAAGGCTGCGACTTTGCTTGCTAATTATCAACTAAATAGTTATTATTAGGGCcgcaaacgaacacgaacaagaccttgttcatgTTCATTAGTTAAGAGATATACATGTTAACGaattgttcatgaacacttaccgtgtttgttttttaaggaaatgaacttgttcatgttcgtttgtgtttgttaattttaggctaCGAATGAAAACGGACGTTGATgtttcatgaacacaaatggaaacaaacgaaacaaacaagtgttcatgaacagaatatatgaTACAATAACACTTATTAAGTATTTTTTATTGGTCGTAATTTTGAAGTACTcaaataaaatttaaaactaaacacaCTAATGAAATATCGAGCACAAACGATcatgttaccgaacgttcacgaacataaatgaacgaacgcgacatttgttcatgttcgttcatttaactaaacgaacgaaatttcttgttcgtgttcatttgtttaataaatgaacaaataCAAATGAACTTTcgccgaacggttcacaaactgttcaACGAACGTTcagttcatttgcagccctaattattattagttattaactaaataaagagttataataataatagtaataaataAATGTATAACTATATACACtatttagttatatttattgTAAATTGTAATGATATATTAATTCATATAAATAAATacgttatatttatataaattataAGCTCGTCTAGGTTTGAGAGTCTAGTAAAACAGCTCAGATATTTTTAAGCTTTTCTCTACAGCAAGAATGTCTTAAAGTGGTTCATAAGTGATTAACTTATTTACACTATAAATGAGTTGATAGTTTAATGCTGAGAAAAGGAAACGATTTGGTTTTATAATAATATCCCAGATTCAGCAAACAAAACGCAAATGTCGATATGTCCGAGTGGTTAAGGAGACAGACTCGAAATCTGTTGGGCTTTGCCTGCGCAGGTTCGAATCCTGCTGTCGAcgttttttttgtatttttaaattCAACCATGTtacttttcatttttcattttattaaCAAACCCTTTTCAAAGTTTTCATCTCGGCATTATATAAATATAGTAAGCGAGCCAAGTTTGAGCAGTGATCGAACATGAACAAATATTCACGAGCTGAGGTCACGCTTTATATATAGAACGAAACAGGAGCGGACCTACTTGATGTTgtgggtgggcgggtgcaccccttgaaaaaaaaatagtttattttttaGGCAGAAAACTCGACTACACCctttgaaaatatggttgaaccaCTCATTCGCACCCCCAACAAATAATTAATGGGTCCGTCACTAAATAATTCATGGTTCCGCCAGTGGAACGAATACAAGTAGAGCACTAAGCACGAGCTCGAATTCGGCTAGCTTACACCTCTAGCGCTCTCAATGAGCTTTCAATTTTTAATTTGCAAAGGAATATCACTTGGCTGATAGCATTGAGCTTTTGGGTACTTGGACTTCAGAATAAAAGATTCTATAGGTGAGATTTTATACAgaaatttatgttttgttttgtttactAACTTTTTCGTAACGATTGTTTGTTTATAGATGTTATGGTGGGACCGTTATTCTAATATGGTCTTTTAAATAGGGATAGACTATTTGcacacttggtgtgtagatagtcAGACCAAAAAGGGCTTttttttgtcctatatgcacaccctgcagtgtcgagctgtggccaaagcgtggcgttttggtccggtcaaccagacaaacactgacgggtctgttgactgGACCAAatcgccgagctttggccgcgttttggtcctgtcaaccagacaccCGGTCAgccttttgtctggttgacaggaccaaaacgcggccaaagctcggcgttttgatccggtcaacagacccgtcagacacccgtcagtcttttgtatggttgaccggaccaaaacgccgcgttttggccacagctcgacactgcagggtgtgcatataggacaaaaaaGCCCTTTTTGGTGTGCATATAGGCATTTGGGTGTGCCAATAGGTACACTCGTGCAAATGTTATGTGTTTTTTAATGGACTTAAACGACGGTGCAAATATTTTTATTCCGAGCTTTGGTTATTTTTCGACACTTTCAATTTGAATTCGGACCCTTGTGGATACTATCTAAATTCGGCCCCTGTGAATTTTCTGACAGACCCATTTGAAGGAGGTCCACTCTAGGTCTCTACGGCCGGCGGATGTTCTTGTTTTCGGTTGGACAGGAGGGAAACACGCTTGTGTCGACCTTACTGGAGTATCCCCCATTGTTGGGCTCAGGGGAAATCGTTTCATGGCTAGTCGGGCTGTGATGAAGGCATGATCAGGGAAAGTTGCCAAGCAGGAAAAACTTGCGTTTTTGCCTTTGATACCTTTGGTTCCCTTACTCCTGAAGCTGTTGGTTTTTTGGACAAAGTACAGAGAGTCGTGCATAACAATTTCTCAACACCAAGAAACCAAAGTTTTACCTGCCATTTTTAAGTAACTTTTCTGTTAATCAAAAAATTTAAGTAGTTAACAAGGTTATTCTAAAACCACTACCATGTGGTCAAATTGCATAAAAAatgctacaaaaaaaaaatttaaaatagaaaaataCTGATTCCACTATTAGCAAATCTAAGCTAACACGAATGTTTTTTAACTTTTGTCACATTACAAAACATAATTTATACCGTTTGCCGTCCGTGTCAACTATGTATGACACGACGAAACACATCGTACGAAAGATGGAGTTTATGTTTCGTGCACAATTCAAATGAAAATGTAACATCACTAACAACTTTATCTATATTAACCATGCTATGCTATTGTCCATACGATTAATGAGCTACACGCGCGTTAAAGCGTCACTCATATAGCGAACATTCAACAATCAACAGTTTTGAAGCTTGATTGATGGTGCGGTTTTACATATGACCGACCGTTAAAGCGTTACTCGTATTGTGAATTTAGATACTTTCAAGTAGTTGGTTTTTGATACATGAAATGGAGGGTCATTTAACAGAAGAAGGTGAAATGCAGCAGGAAGAGTCTTCAAGAAGGCAAAAGGGTGGGATAATAACCATGCCATTCATCTTAGGTACATGCATATATATGGATTatacatttgttttttttttttttaaattttgttactTCTTAATCTATGTATATATTCATAACTTTTAGAACAGTCTGTGATCAAGTTCAATGGTCAATATAGAATCAATTTTAAATTGAATAAAATACTTTAAACCTGAATAAATATTTGTACATACATTTTGTTTAAGTGCCTCCCATGCTTGCAAAAGTCGTTAGgtgctccctagtcggtcgactaGGGAATTAAGAATACTCAGCCTAGGCAGAGAGTACtctaacatgttaaattataaagaaattagttttggggaaattaattatatatatcaaatatcataagtttattaatctgttggttcagttctgtttatacatgaaggaaaacatgaaaaacatacatttgattgcatcagtacagaccagcagagaatccagatgtagatgcagcaatagtgtttgacatagttgtcagttttggtctggttcctccttagggtgcaatctaatgatggtggctaagaaaaccgaaaagggtatcggttgtaggagaggaggtcgagcattatgatgttatggctaatgggatgtctgattgtgtaactgtgtaaccccttaacctccacataagtctccttatataagcacccaggaggaaaccctaattagttaataagggtaatatggtccatcaacaattaccaactaattatttaataggttctaatatattttgatctctataatgtaaatgattatgatggctatagattaaataccaatacgtaatatatttaatcttacattctcccacttagccgagtaatcatttactatgagtgttagataagcctgatcaggagttaacactcattttagctttaaacaagtactatagcagaaaaatacagccgttgaatcattatgcgactcaggacccccattaatcatactatagccttaatttaaaacctaatcatcatgatcaaaatac
It encodes:
- the LOC110909242 gene encoding uncharacterized protein LOC110909242 isoform X1, with translation MLARVLSMRRGAHTEEEDELDEHSQDDSKTRKHLSIATRITNYFTRTGYLCPTIITAIIILIITSYFLQSRDLLCVSSISSFDRLSRTRFFGLDGLDSDFGALGVPWCRSKHGKTVEWTTKDLLQGLEEFVPIYETRPIKNNMYGMGFDHSFGLWFITRWLKPDLMIESGAFKGHSTWVLRQAMPNTRIISITPRHPEKYLKKGAAYVDGNCTYFAGKDFVDFGSIDWSTVMKKHGVSDLSRVLIFFDDHQSELKRLKQALKAGFTNLVFEDNYDTGTGDHYSLRQICDQFYIQGGGHSCFEDSDEARVRSVRKKFWEKAVDTQELCGPGESWWGVRGYMRDDFNHTNKPISYSQHFQNSRYVESILDLYWELPPVAGPSLTHQTRYDPARAPSPIVEDGRFRLFQRLGLSRLEPSVFNGYTQMVYVQISDKES
- the LOC110909242 gene encoding uncharacterized protein LOC110909242 isoform X2, with translation MVWKFKACVVVDWVSYLVAWEIRFRIEFGWPRFGFWCPRCPLVSKHGKTVEWTTKDLLQGLEEFVPIYETRPIKNNMYGMGFDHSFGLWFITRWLKPDLMIESGAFKGHSTWVLRQAMPNTRIISITPRHPEKYLKKGAAYVDGNCTYFAGKDFVDFGSIDWSTVMKKHGVSDLSRVLIFFDDHQSELKRLKQALKAGFTNLVFEDNYDTGTGDHYSLRQICDQFYIQGGGHSCFEDSDEARVRSVRKKFWEKAVDTQELCGPGESWWGVRGYMRDDFNHTNKPISYSQHFQNSRYVESILDLYWELPPVAGPSLTHQTRYDPARAPSPIVEDGRFRLFQRLGLSRLEPSVFNGYTQMVYVQISDKES